A window from Canis lupus familiaris isolate Mischka breed German Shepherd chromosome 18, alternate assembly UU_Cfam_GSD_1.0, whole genome shotgun sequence encodes these proteins:
- the LOC100683828 gene encoding LOW QUALITY PROTEIN: cytochrome b-c1 complex subunit 7-like (The sequence of the model RefSeq protein was modified relative to this genomic sequence to represent the inferred CDS: inserted 1 base in 1 codon) has product MRGRPVAASSRWLEGFRKWYYNAAGFNKLGLMRDDTIYENEDVKEAIRRLPENLYNDRIFHIKRALDLTXEHQILLKEQWTKYEEDKFHLEPYLREVIQERKEREMGKELIMVLKSVVAAVLEEVG; this is encoded by the exons ATGAGGGGCAGGCCAGTTGCAGCATCAAGCCGGTGGCTGGAGGGCTTTCGAAAGTGGTATTACAATGCTGCAGGGTTCAATAAACTGGGGTTAATGCGAGATGATACAATATATGAGAATGAGGATGTGAAGGAGGCCATAAGAAGGCTTCCTGAGAACCTTTATAATGACAGGATATTTCACATTAAGAGGGCACTGGACCTGA AGGAGCATCAGATCTTGCTTAAGGAGCAGTGGACGAAATATGAGGAAGATAAATTCCACCTTGAACCTTATCTGAGAGAAgttattcaagaaagaaaagagagagaaatgggcaaagaactaATCATGGTGTTGAAATCTGTGGTTGCAGCTGTCCTCGAAGAAGTTGGGTAA